A genomic region of Prosthecobacter sp. contains the following coding sequences:
- a CDS encoding sulfatase-like hydrolase/transferase, with protein MPTAYRFFFLALALSFSASAATKSKSRSVSAYGKPNVLFIIADDLRDYIGWMGGHSQAVTPNMDRLAKMGIRFTNAHCNYALCNPSRTSLLTGMLPSSSGVFGNEQDWRRSVQIAGKPTLPEHFKAQGFTSAAAGKIFHANHGGPEGRLSGWHGGRRGFEQDAAWDQRFPITGVQIPDLPVHTGQNFNGLDIWHWDWGGIQVEDDKTDDGQVVSFAADFLAQKQKKPFFLALGLYRPHSPWYVPQKYFDALPLDSIKLPEVKADDLDDVPAVAKSHLKDSHHAKILEKNLWKDAVRAYLANVAFCDAMLGRILEAVEKGPNAKNTIIVFTSDHGWYLGEKQMWHKGKLWEATTRVPLTIYAPEMTKPDSVSSQPVSLVDLYPTLCDLVKLPKPKHLDGLSLKPLLLDPASKRDTPAITCMGGGKNAGYAARDERWRYIRYADGSEELYDHQNDPNEWTNLAAKPEYAAEKTRLGTFFPREFKSAVRPASEIVGAASPSGSVDLKLNIGDELSAAEAPKLQGRGVFIDAAFEFDPDVDQDSTLLAQGDTQSGYALHLVASKPTLTVFVNGKETIISGAALDKGRVNIRAQIDTGGVITIAVPGHSEVLGVAPFDQGFPQEPKSGVAAGQSFGILKNAQHPNSTPFDGQVHRLNLTLLPPHQPTAPTRELKTAN; from the coding sequence ATGCCGACCGCCTACCGCTTCTTTTTTCTCGCTCTCGCGCTGTCTTTTTCTGCCAGCGCCGCCACGAAGTCGAAATCGCGCTCTGTCTCCGCCTACGGCAAGCCTAATGTGTTGTTCATCATCGCCGATGATCTGCGCGACTACATCGGCTGGATGGGCGGGCATTCGCAGGCGGTGACGCCGAACATGGATCGTCTGGCGAAAATGGGCATTCGCTTCACGAATGCGCACTGCAATTACGCGCTGTGCAATCCTTCGCGCACCAGCTTGCTCACCGGCATGCTGCCATCGTCGAGCGGTGTGTTTGGCAACGAGCAGGACTGGCGGCGCAGCGTGCAGATCGCAGGCAAACCGACGCTGCCTGAACATTTCAAGGCGCAGGGCTTCACGTCTGCGGCAGCGGGAAAAATCTTCCACGCGAATCATGGCGGGCCGGAAGGTCGTCTCTCCGGCTGGCATGGAGGTCGTCGTGGCTTTGAGCAGGATGCCGCATGGGATCAGCGCTTTCCAATTACGGGTGTGCAAATCCCCGATCTTCCCGTTCACACTGGACAGAACTTCAATGGCCTCGACATCTGGCACTGGGACTGGGGTGGCATTCAAGTCGAAGACGATAAGACGGATGATGGCCAGGTTGTGAGCTTTGCCGCCGATTTCCTCGCGCAGAAGCAGAAGAAGCCGTTCTTCCTTGCCCTCGGCCTCTACCGTCCGCATTCGCCTTGGTATGTGCCGCAGAAATACTTCGATGCGCTGCCGCTCGATTCGATCAAGCTGCCGGAAGTGAAGGCGGATGATCTCGACGACGTGCCCGCCGTCGCGAAATCACATCTCAAAGACAGCCACCACGCCAAGATCCTCGAAAAGAACCTCTGGAAGGATGCCGTGCGTGCCTATCTCGCCAACGTGGCCTTTTGCGACGCCATGCTCGGCCGCATCCTGGAAGCGGTCGAAAAAGGCCCGAATGCGAAGAACACCATCATCGTCTTCACCTCCGATCACGGCTGGTATCTCGGGGAGAAGCAGATGTGGCATAAAGGCAAGTTGTGGGAGGCCACCACACGAGTTCCGCTCACCATTTATGCTCCCGAGATGACCAAGCCGGACAGCGTGTCTTCACAGCCCGTCTCGCTCGTCGATTTGTATCCCACGCTCTGCGATCTCGTGAAACTGCCCAAGCCCAAACACCTCGATGGCCTCAGTTTGAAACCGTTGCTGCTCGATCCGGCGTCGAAACGTGACACGCCTGCCATCACCTGCATGGGTGGCGGCAAAAATGCTGGTTACGCCGCCCGTGACGAGCGCTGGCGCTACATCCGGTATGCTGATGGCAGCGAGGAACTCTACGATCATCAAAACGATCCCAACGAGTGGACCAATCTTGCCGCGAAACCTGAATACGCGGCTGAGAAAACCCGCCTCGGGACGTTTTTCCCAAGGGAGTTCAAGAGCGCCGTGCGTCCGGCCTCAGAGATTGTCGGTGCCGCCAGTCCGTCCGGTTCTGTGGATCTCAAGCTTAACATTGGCGATGAACTCAGCGCCGCCGAGGCACCCAAACTGCAGGGCAGGGGCGTCTTTATAGACGCTGCCTTTGAATTCGATCCTGATGTCGATCAGGACAGCACGCTGCTCGCGCAAGGTGACACACAGTCCGGCTACGCGCTGCACCTGGTCGCGTCGAAGCCGACACTGACGGTGTTTGTGAATGGCAAGGAGACGATCATCAGTGGCGCTGCTCTCGACAAAGGCCGCGTCAACATCCGCGCCCAAATCGACACCGGCGGTGTCATTACGATCGCCGTTCCGGGGCACAGCGAGGTGCTCGGCGTGGCTCCTTTCGACCAGGGATTTCCACAGGAACCCAAATCTGGCGTCGCCGCCGGGCAGAGTTTCGGCATTTTGAAGAACGCGCAACATCCCAACAGCACTCCCTTTGACGGGCAGGTTCATCGTCTGAACCTCACCCTTCTCCCGCCACACCAACCCACCGCACCCACTCGCGAACTGAAAACCGCGAACTGA
- the queD gene encoding 6-carboxytetrahydropterin synthase QueD → MRARIIKDFRFEAAQTLPNLPGDHKCTKMHGHSFKVEIAVEGEVNPQIGWVYDHAEISRAMKPIMDRLDHSYLNEIEGLENPTIEYMAAWLWKKLAPQLPGLCEIVIHETPNARCVFRGEF, encoded by the coding sequence ATGCGCGCACGCATCATCAAAGACTTCCGATTCGAGGCCGCCCAGACGCTGCCAAATCTTCCTGGCGATCACAAATGCACCAAGATGCACGGTCACTCGTTCAAAGTGGAAATTGCCGTCGAGGGCGAGGTGAATCCGCAGATCGGCTGGGTCTATGATCACGCTGAAATCTCCCGGGCCATGAAGCCGATCATGGACCGTCTCGATCACTCCTATTTGAACGAAATCGAAGGCCTGGAGAACCCCACCATCGAATACATGGCCGCCTGGCTTTGGAAAAAGCTCGCACCCCAGCTTCCCGGCCTATGCGAGATCGTCATTCACGAAACTCCGAACGCTCGCTGCGTGTTTCGCGGCGAATTCTGA
- a CDS encoding GMC family oxidoreductase, whose protein sequence is MSLITNRKTQPQYDVIVVGSGAGGGMAAMILALNGVKVLMIEAGRNYEPVKETPMFNTPEMAPLRGAPTPDRPFGFYDSNIGGWQVSGEPYTNKQGTEGAFWWWRARMLGGRTNHWGRIALRFGEFDFKPKSRDGLGVDWPMNYADIAPWYDRVEQLIGVYGENDGIANAPNSSPGVLMPPPKPRVGELLARKAGRKHGVPVVAAHRAVLSQPLDWKNLPKTLFPNNPKAQEIIGKDMLSRMACFWATHCVRGCSIRANFQSTTVLLPPALATGNLDIITDAMVREVIVDGSGKATGVHYIDKITRRDAIAKARVVILAASTCETSRILLNSKSRDSAGMANSSGQVGKNLMDSVGTRLGAHIPAMEDLPPMNEDGAGGLHVYSPWWLVNDHAKLGFARGYHIEMGGGRQMPEMKNFSILDSTSPGVYGRKLKEEARRYYGATFGFAGRGEMLPNKDCYCELDPNVVDQWGIPVLRFHWKWSDHEIKQAEHMQQTFAAMLEEMGGKPKPQSGKDAIQRPGEIIHEVGTARMGDKASESVTNQYCQTWDVKNLFLMDGAVLPSNPDKNPTLTILALAWRSSEWLMEEMKRGNI, encoded by the coding sequence ATGTCTCTTATCACCAATCGCAAAACGCAGCCGCAGTATGATGTCATCGTCGTCGGTTCTGGCGCGGGTGGCGGCATGGCGGCGATGATTCTGGCCCTGAATGGAGTGAAGGTCCTCATGATTGAGGCCGGCCGCAATTACGAGCCGGTGAAGGAGACGCCGATGTTCAACACGCCGGAGATGGCTCCGCTGCGTGGTGCGCCCACACCGGATCGCCCCTTCGGCTTCTACGATTCGAACATTGGCGGCTGGCAGGTCTCGGGAGAGCCTTACACCAACAAGCAGGGCACTGAAGGCGCCTTCTGGTGGTGGCGTGCGCGCATGCTCGGCGGGCGCACCAATCACTGGGGCCGCATCGCGCTGCGTTTTGGCGAGTTCGACTTCAAACCGAAGTCGCGCGACGGTCTCGGTGTCGATTGGCCGATGAACTACGCCGACATTGCGCCGTGGTATGACCGCGTGGAGCAGTTGATCGGCGTCTATGGTGAGAACGACGGCATTGCCAACGCACCCAACTCATCTCCCGGCGTGCTGATGCCACCGCCGAAGCCGCGTGTGGGCGAGCTTCTCGCGAGAAAAGCCGGGAGGAAGCACGGCGTGCCCGTCGTCGCAGCGCATCGTGCCGTGCTGAGTCAGCCGCTCGATTGGAAGAATCTCCCGAAGACGCTGTTCCCTAACAATCCGAAGGCGCAGGAGATCATCGGCAAGGACATGCTGTCCCGCATGGCGTGTTTCTGGGCCACGCATTGCGTGCGTGGCTGCAGCATCCGTGCGAACTTCCAGAGTACGACCGTCCTGCTGCCGCCCGCGCTCGCCACAGGCAATCTCGACATCATCACGGACGCGATGGTGCGCGAAGTCATTGTCGATGGCAGCGGCAAGGCCACGGGCGTGCATTACATCGACAAAATCACGCGCCGTGATGCCATTGCGAAGGCACGCGTCGTCATTCTCGCCGCGAGCACCTGCGAAACCTCACGCATCCTGCTGAACTCGAAGTCGCGCGATTCGGCAGGAATGGCCAATTCCTCCGGCCAGGTCGGCAAGAACCTCATGGACAGCGTTGGCACGCGTCTGGGGGCGCACATTCCCGCGATGGAAGACCTGCCGCCGATGAATGAGGACGGGGCCGGTGGGCTGCATGTCTATTCGCCGTGGTGGCTGGTGAACGATCACGCCAAGCTCGGCTTCGCCCGTGGCTATCACATCGAGATGGGCGGTGGCCGTCAGATGCCGGAGATGAAAAACTTCAGCATCCTCGATTCGACTTCGCCCGGCGTGTATGGCCGTAAATTGAAGGAAGAAGCCCGCCGCTACTACGGTGCCACCTTCGGTTTCGCAGGACGTGGCGAAATGTTGCCGAACAAAGACTGCTATTGCGAACTCGATCCCAATGTCGTTGATCAATGGGGCATCCCCGTGCTGCGCTTCCATTGGAAGTGGAGCGATCACGAGATCAAGCAGGCCGAGCACATGCAGCAGACCTTTGCCGCGATGCTGGAGGAGATGGGAGGCAAGCCGAAGCCGCAAAGTGGCAAGGACGCCATCCAGCGCCCCGGCGAGATCATTCACGAGGTTGGCACCGCCCGCATGGGCGACAAGGCCTCGGAAAGCGTCACGAATCAATACTGCCAGACCTGGGACGTGAAGAACCTCTTCCTCATGGACGGAGCCGTCTTGCCCAGCAATCCCGACAAAAACCCCACCCTCACCATCCTGGCCCTCGCCTGGCGCTCCAGTGAATGGCTCATGGAGGAGATGAAGCGGGGGAACATCTAA
- a CDS encoding gluconate 2-dehydrogenase subunit 3 family protein, which yields MSDSSFISRRHALKGLLSGAAGAAAVPAIAAPNHTEPAPAVFPSRHVFQDPDFTQPVKFPWEKLLSAEELATTTTLADLILPKDETSPAASEVGVPDFINEWVSADYPEHHEDREIIRGGLGWLNTESFKRFAKRFEELDVAQQSQIADDICDPAKARSEFKVGSSFFKRFRQLCLGGYYTHSQTWKSLGYVGNISVGGPYPGVPAEVIEKLGLQDVI from the coding sequence ATGTCCGATTCTTCCTTCATCTCTCGCCGCCACGCTCTGAAAGGGCTCCTCAGCGGTGCCGCTGGCGCTGCTGCTGTTCCGGCCATCGCCGCGCCGAATCACACCGAGCCGGCTCCGGCGGTGTTTCCTTCGCGGCATGTCTTTCAAGACCCCGATTTCACCCAACCGGTGAAGTTTCCGTGGGAAAAGCTGCTTTCCGCCGAAGAACTCGCCACCACCACGACCTTGGCTGATTTGATCCTGCCCAAGGACGAGACTTCGCCCGCTGCCTCCGAGGTCGGCGTGCCGGATTTCATCAACGAATGGGTCAGTGCCGACTACCCGGAGCATCACGAGGATCGCGAAATCATCCGCGGTGGCCTTGGCTGGCTTAACACCGAGAGCTTCAAGCGCTTCGCCAAACGCTTCGAGGAGCTGGACGTCGCGCAGCAGTCTCAGATCGCCGATGACATCTGCGACCCTGCCAAGGCGCGGTCTGAATTCAAAGTCGGCTCCTCCTTCTTCAAGCGCTTCCGCCAGCTCTGCCTCGGCGGCTACTACACCCATAGCCAGACTTGGAAAAGCCTTGGCTATGTCGGCAATATCAGCGTCGGCGGCCCTTATCCTGGGGTGCCGGCGGAGGTCATTGAGAAGTTGGGTTTGCAGGATGTGATTTGA
- a CDS encoding DNA gyrase subunit B: MSEQSPEQNAAFNTGVAENQAYGADQIQKLEGLEAVRLRPGMYIGDPDERGLHHCVFEVVDNSIDEHLAGHCKNVWITIHTDGSITIQDDGRGIPVEMHPKAKIPTVELVLTSLHAGGKFGDGAYEFSGGLHGVGAKCTNALSDWFKCEVFRDGKIHAIGFERGKTTEPLTVLGDLDDPKTTGTKISFFPDATIFTITTAYVFDRLLVRLRELAFLNPGIKITLTDERCEPQRQEVLIYQEGVKQFVREMGADKDKIHPEPVALAGRREVPIDDKKKFILVDCVLQWNKGLNEQTLCFANAIPNPDGGTHYSGLKTALTKSVKQYINANPKAFKDKLPDIEGDDCREGMICVLSVKLTNPRFNSQTKVKLVNGEVEGVVNSIVYEGLLRFFDENPDTAIEIIKNIIIAAKSREAARKAREAIRKDAMSSGGLPGKLADCSERDPAKTELFIVEGDSAGGSAKMGRNRHNQAILPLRGKLINTEKARLEKVLQNKEVQTMITAIGTGIGGDSEVEGSFNIEKLRYHKIVIMTDADVDGSHIRTLLLTFFFRQMPELMKGGHIYVAQPPLYQVTRKKREEYVQSDAEMDAILLELGSGEISLRNIADGSKLTADRLKAILDLLVPVAKFADIIRRHGADFEHYLQARDEASGNLPHHLVVIREGNEVRIHYFHSNEQLAAFARENSDLHLFANPTAAVDTNGNGTAALPKSHRRARLIEIHEAHGMKKRFQQLDELGLHVDHFSSQDKPLFEVIEGDGDNAKVHPVFSIPGILDKVMEIGKRGMEIKRFKGLGEMNAKQLFETTMDPNKRTLLQVKLDETNAHEAERMFTILMGDVVEPRKHFIEENALNVRNLDV; the protein is encoded by the coding sequence ATGTCCGAACAGTCTCCTGAGCAGAACGCTGCTTTCAATACCGGTGTGGCCGAAAACCAGGCCTACGGTGCCGATCAAATCCAGAAACTCGAAGGCCTCGAAGCCGTCCGCCTCCGCCCCGGCATGTACATCGGCGACCCCGATGAGCGCGGCTTGCACCACTGTGTTTTTGAAGTCGTGGACAACTCCATCGACGAGCATCTCGCCGGTCATTGCAAAAACGTCTGGATCACGATTCACACCGACGGTTCCATCACGATTCAAGACGACGGTCGTGGCATCCCGGTGGAAATGCATCCCAAGGCCAAGATTCCCACGGTGGAACTCGTGCTCACCAGCCTGCATGCGGGCGGCAAGTTCGGCGATGGCGCGTACGAATTCTCCGGCGGTCTTCACGGCGTCGGTGCGAAGTGTACGAATGCTCTGTCCGACTGGTTCAAGTGCGAGGTCTTCCGCGATGGCAAAATCCACGCCATCGGTTTCGAGCGTGGCAAAACGACGGAGCCGCTGACCGTCCTCGGCGATCTCGATGATCCGAAGACAACAGGGACGAAGATTTCCTTCTTCCCTGATGCCACGATCTTCACGATCACGACGGCTTACGTCTTTGATCGCCTGCTCGTGCGCCTGCGTGAACTCGCTTTCCTGAATCCCGGCATCAAGATCACGCTCACCGACGAGCGCTGCGAGCCGCAGCGCCAGGAAGTGCTCATTTATCAAGAAGGTGTGAAGCAGTTCGTGCGCGAGATGGGCGCGGACAAGGACAAGATCCATCCTGAGCCGGTCGCGCTCGCGGGTCGCCGCGAGGTGCCCATCGACGACAAGAAGAAATTCATCCTCGTTGATTGCGTGCTGCAATGGAACAAGGGCCTCAACGAGCAGACACTCTGCTTTGCCAACGCCATTCCGAATCCCGACGGCGGCACGCACTACAGCGGCCTCAAAACCGCGCTCACGAAGTCGGTGAAGCAGTATATCAACGCCAACCCGAAAGCTTTCAAAGACAAACTGCCCGACATTGAGGGCGATGACTGCCGCGAAGGCATGATCTGCGTCTTGAGCGTTAAATTGACCAATCCGCGCTTCAACTCGCAGACGAAGGTGAAGCTCGTGAACGGCGAGGTCGAAGGCGTCGTCAATTCCATCGTCTATGAAGGCCTGCTGCGCTTCTTTGATGAGAATCCCGATACCGCCATCGAGATCATCAAGAACATCATCATCGCCGCGAAATCACGCGAAGCGGCCCGCAAGGCCCGTGAGGCCATCCGCAAGGATGCGATGAGCAGCGGCGGTCTGCCCGGCAAATTGGCCGACTGCTCCGAACGTGATCCGGCGAAGACTGAGCTGTTCATTGTCGAGGGTGATTCCGCCGGTGGTTCTGCCAAAATGGGCCGCAACCGCCACAATCAGGCGATTCTTCCGCTCCGAGGTAAACTCATCAACACCGAGAAAGCACGCCTCGAAAAAGTGCTTCAGAACAAGGAAGTACAGACCATGATCACTGCCATCGGCACCGGTATCGGTGGCGACAGTGAGGTGGAAGGCTCCTTCAACATCGAGAAGCTCCGCTACCATAAAATCGTCATCATGACCGATGCCGACGTCGATGGCAGCCACATCCGCACCTTGCTTCTCACGTTCTTCTTCCGCCAGATGCCGGAACTCATGAAGGGCGGCCACATTTATGTCGCCCAGCCGCCGCTCTACCAAGTCACGCGCAAAAAACGCGAGGAATACGTGCAGAGTGATGCCGAAATGGACGCTATTCTGCTCGAACTCGGTTCCGGCGAGATCAGCCTGCGCAACATCGCTGATGGCAGCAAACTCACTGCCGACCGGCTCAAGGCCATCCTCGATCTTCTCGTTCCCGTTGCCAAATTCGCCGACATCATCCGCCGTCACGGCGCTGACTTTGAGCATTACCTCCAGGCCCGTGACGAAGCCTCCGGCAACCTGCCGCATCATCTCGTTGTGATCCGCGAAGGCAACGAAGTGCGCATCCACTATTTCCACAGCAACGAGCAGCTCGCCGCCTTCGCTCGCGAAAACAGCGATCTCCATCTCTTTGCCAATCCCACTGCCGCCGTTGACACCAACGGCAACGGAACTGCGGCATTGCCGAAGTCTCATCGCCGCGCCCGCCTCATTGAAATTCACGAGGCCCACGGCATGAAGAAGCGTTTCCAGCAGCTTGATGAGCTTGGCCTGCACGTCGATCACTTCAGCAGCCAGGACAAGCCGCTCTTTGAAGTCATCGAAGGCGATGGCGACAACGCCAAAGTTCACCCCGTCTTCAGCATCCCAGGCATCCTCGACAAAGTGATGGAGATCGGCAAACGCGGCATGGAGATCAAGCGCTTCAAAGGTCTGGGCGAAATGAACGCCAAGCAGCTCTTCGAGACCACCATGGACCCGAACAAGCGCACCCTCCTCCAGGTCAAACTCGACGAAACCAACGCCCATGAAGCCGAACGCATGTTCACCATCCTCATGGGTGATGTGGTCGAGCCACGAAAGCACTTCATCGAAGAAAACGCCCTCAACGTCCGCAACCTCGACGTGTAA
- the gyrA gene encoding DNA gyrase subunit A, whose protein sequence is MQDPNIRPISVAEEVKNSFLDYSMSVIIARALPDVRDGLKPSQRRILYAMHELSLYPPKKHMKCAKICGDTSGNYHPHGEAVIYPTLVHMGQPWAIREPLIDPQGNFGSVEGDPPAAMRYTEARMTHLGGTLMSDMEKETVDFVPNYDERLTEPTVFPAAFPNLIVNGGTGIAVGMATNMPPHNLGEVVDAVCAQIDNPQITCGELQAHIKGPDFPTGCVILGTNGIREYMETGHGSVRIRGQAEIAENGNREQIIITEIPFNVNRAELVKRIAELANEKIIAEISGVRDESDENTRVVIDLKRDARGQVVLNNLYKHTALESSFSIHMLAIDGGKPRVLSMKDAIACYIEHRREVIIRRTRFLLKQAEIKAEKLEAQLLALGHLDDFIKIIRDSKNRDEARERLKAYSFAISTAEQLGIMIRAQASIVGDKYIFTDKQVEDILELRLYQLVGLERDKIKADYDDVLVSIRDFMDILARESRVLQIIKDELMAIRLKHAGPRLTRIEAAEGEIENVDLIPNDPTVVTMTHLGSIKRTSTTEYRLQNRGGKGLKGMEAREAQGEEEATDFVEHLFSAHLHDFLLFFTNTGRMYVERVYQIPEAARTGKGRSIKNMLNLRAEEKIAAVLILVAQGPEDEAMWAADKYVLFATKDGTVKKTALEEFKNYRKDGIIAIKLDEGNDLVDCVLTDGNKEICLITHEGMCARFHETGDDPASPNLRPIGRATAGVRGITLDDGDFLVSCITHEVGAMLLVVSENGLGKRTAFDEYRLLTNRGGKGVTTMNVTEKTGKVVAAKAVHDKDELMLMTTKGQSVRIRVCDIRETGRNAQGVKLMGLNEGETIQDVATVVADDVVPVVEVGEVPATVVEPSEPESEGMPAAE, encoded by the coding sequence ATGCAAGACCCCAACATCCGCCCCATCTCTGTCGCTGAAGAAGTGAAGAACTCCTTCCTCGACTATTCGATGTCCGTCATCATCGCCCGTGCGCTGCCGGATGTTCGCGATGGTTTGAAGCCCTCTCAGCGTCGCATCCTTTACGCGATGCATGAGCTGTCGCTCTATCCGCCGAAGAAGCACATGAAGTGCGCGAAGATCTGCGGTGACACCTCGGGTAACTATCATCCACATGGCGAGGCGGTCATTTACCCGACACTCGTTCACATGGGACAGCCCTGGGCCATTCGTGAGCCGCTGATCGACCCGCAGGGGAACTTCGGCTCGGTGGAAGGCGATCCTCCGGCTGCCATGCGTTACACGGAAGCCCGCATGACGCATCTCGGCGGGACTTTGATGTCGGACATGGAGAAGGAGACGGTCGATTTCGTGCCCAACTACGATGAACGTCTCACCGAGCCGACCGTGTTCCCGGCGGCGTTCCCGAATCTCATCGTCAATGGCGGCACCGGCATCGCGGTCGGCATGGCCACGAACATGCCGCCGCACAACCTCGGCGAAGTCGTCGATGCGGTGTGCGCGCAGATCGACAATCCGCAGATCACTTGCGGAGAGCTTCAGGCGCACATCAAAGGCCCCGATTTCCCGACGGGCTGCGTCATCCTCGGCACCAACGGCATCCGTGAATACATGGAAACCGGCCACGGCAGCGTGCGCATTCGTGGTCAGGCCGAGATCGCTGAGAACGGCAACCGTGAGCAGATCATCATCACCGAGATTCCGTTCAACGTGAACCGCGCCGAACTGGTGAAGCGCATTGCTGAACTCGCCAACGAGAAGATCATCGCGGAAATCAGCGGTGTGCGCGATGAGTCGGATGAAAACACCCGCGTCGTCATCGACCTCAAGCGCGATGCACGCGGGCAGGTCGTGCTAAACAATCTCTACAAGCACACCGCGCTCGAATCGAGCTTCTCGATCCACATGCTGGCCATCGACGGCGGCAAGCCGCGTGTGTTGAGCATGAAGGACGCCATCGCGTGCTACATCGAGCACCGCCGCGAGGTCATCATCCGCCGCACGCGCTTCCTGCTCAAGCAGGCCGAGATCAAGGCCGAAAAACTCGAAGCCCAGCTCCTCGCGCTCGGCCATCTCGACGATTTCATCAAGATCATCCGCGACAGCAAGAACCGCGACGAAGCTCGTGAGCGCCTCAAGGCTTACAGCTTCGCCATCAGCACAGCCGAGCAGCTCGGCATCATGATTCGCGCCCAGGCCAGCATTGTGGGCGACAAATACATCTTCACCGATAAGCAGGTCGAAGACATCCTCGAACTTCGCCTCTATCAGCTCGTCGGACTCGAGCGCGACAAGATCAAGGCCGACTACGACGACGTTCTCGTCAGCATCCGCGACTTCATGGACATCCTGGCCCGTGAGTCCCGCGTGCTCCAGATCATCAAGGACGAATTGATGGCCATCCGCCTCAAGCACGCTGGCCCGCGCCTTACCCGCATCGAAGCTGCCGAAGGTGAGATCGAGAATGTCGATCTCATTCCGAACGACCCGACCGTCGTCACCATGACGCATCTGGGCAGCATCAAGCGCACCTCCACGACCGAATACCGCCTGCAAAACCGTGGTGGCAAAGGCCTCAAAGGCATGGAGGCCCGCGAAGCGCAGGGCGAGGAGGAGGCGACCGACTTCGTCGAGCATCTCTTCAGCGCGCATCTGCACGACTTCCTGCTCTTCTTCACCAACACGGGCCGCATGTATGTGGAGCGGGTGTATCAGATCCCGGAGGCTGCACGTACCGGCAAGGGCCGCAGCATCAAGAACATGCTCAATCTGCGCGCTGAAGAGAAAATCGCGGCCGTATTGATTCTTGTTGCCCAGGGCCCCGAAGACGAGGCCATGTGGGCGGCGGACAAGTATGTGCTCTTTGCCACCAAGGATGGCACGGTGAAGAAAACCGCCCTCGAAGAGTTCAAAAACTACCGCAAGGACGGCATCATCGCCATCAAGCTCGATGAAGGCAACGACCTCGTTGATTGCGTCCTCACCGACGGCAACAAGGAGATTTGTCTCATCACGCATGAAGGCATGTGTGCCCGCTTCCACGAGACGGGCGATGATCCCGCGTCACCGAATCTGCGTCCGATTGGCCGTGCCACCGCCGGTGTGCGCGGCATCACGCTCGACGATGGCGACTTCCTCGTGAGCTGCATCACGCACGAGGTGGGAGCCATGCTGCTCGTCGTGAGCGAGAACGGCCTCGGCAAGCGAACCGCCTTCGACGAATACCGCCTCCTCACCAATCGTGGTGGCAAAGGTGTCACCACGATGAACGTCACCGAGAAAACCGGCAAAGTCGTCGCTGCGAAAGCCGTGCATGACAAAGACGAACTCATGCTCATGACCACCAAGGGCCAGAGCGTGCGCATCCGCGTCTGCGACATCCGCGAAACCGGCCGCAACGCCCAGGGCGTCAAGCTCATGGGCCTCAACGAAGGCGAAACCATTCAGGACGTGGCCACTGTGGTCGCCGATGATGTGGTGCCGGTTGTTGAAGTCGGCGAAGTGCCTGCGACTGTAGTCGAACCCTCAGAACCGGAATCCGAAGGCATGCCAGCGGCGGAGTGA
- a CDS encoding toll/interleukin-1 receptor domain-containing protein has product MKPLALPAAPLLGDIGFIETSEEEQTSAEEKQWNAPDAELKMKLFISYAQVNEKELLPFRQNLTHLSQQGYIQVWQDRDLLSGEKWEAGSRDALNHADIVLLFYTTAARISKFIQETELPIMLERSDNNQCTVLWVPLERNDLNASHPLESRLKDIQCATQDAMQIYDFEIVQKGWLEVEQAIRKAVETRRKLRK; this is encoded by the coding sequence ATGAAGCCCCTCGCGTTGCCAGCAGCGCCATTGTTAGGCGACATCGGGTTCATCGAGACGAGCGAAGAGGAACAAACGAGCGCGGAAGAAAAGCAGTGGAATGCCCCCGACGCGGAATTGAAGATGAAGCTCTTTATCAGTTATGCCCAAGTGAACGAGAAGGAGTTGCTGCCCTTCCGACAGAACCTCACACACTTGAGCCAACAAGGATACATTCAGGTGTGGCAGGATCGTGATCTACTTTCCGGAGAAAAGTGGGAGGCCGGCAGTCGTGACGCTCTAAACCATGCCGATATCGTCCTGCTCTTCTACACCACGGCGGCTAGGATCTCCAAATTCATCCAAGAAACCGAGTTGCCGATCATGCTCGAACGCTCCGACAACAATCAATGCACTGTTCTCTGGGTACCACTGGAGCGAAACGACCTGAATGCCAGCCACCCTCTTGAAAGCCGTCTCAAAGACATCCAATGTGCCACCCAGGACGCAATGCAAATCTATGACTTCGAAATCGTGCAGAAAGGCTGGTTAGAAGTCGAGCAAGCGATCCGCAAGGCTGTGGAGACACGGCGGAAATTGCGGAAATAA